The proteins below come from a single Streptomyces tubercidicus genomic window:
- a CDS encoding slipin family protein has translation MVEELVAAGVALASVGTVYLLAAARVVKQYERGVVLRLGRLASEVRGPGFTMIVPVIDRMRKVNMQIVTMPVPAQEGITRDNVTVRVDAVVYFKVVDAADAVIRVEDYRFAVSQMAQTSLRSIIGKSELDDLLSNREKLNQGLELMMDSPAIGWGVTVDRVEIKDVSLPETMKRSMARQAEATRDRRARVINADAELQASKKLAEAAAAMSDQPAALQLRLLQTVVAVAAEKNSTLVLPFPVELLRFLERSGLQAQAQTAAAEAERDGAAQRPAAPEAPREPRTAVEHGAESGLPPELTDLPPVEDLP, from the coding sequence ATGGTCGAAGAACTGGTGGCGGCCGGGGTGGCGCTGGCCTCCGTGGGCACGGTGTATCTCCTGGCGGCGGCGCGGGTGGTCAAGCAGTACGAACGTGGGGTCGTGCTGCGGCTGGGGCGGCTGGCCTCCGAGGTGCGCGGGCCCGGGTTCACCATGATCGTTCCGGTCATCGACCGGATGCGTAAGGTCAATATGCAGATCGTCACGATGCCGGTGCCCGCCCAGGAGGGCATCACCCGCGACAACGTCACGGTGCGGGTCGACGCGGTCGTCTATTTCAAGGTCGTGGACGCCGCCGACGCGGTCATCCGGGTCGAGGACTACCGCTTCGCGGTCTCGCAGATGGCGCAGACCTCGCTGCGCTCGATCATCGGCAAGAGCGAGCTGGACGATCTGCTGTCGAACCGCGAGAAGCTCAATCAGGGCCTGGAGCTGATGATGGACAGCCCGGCCATCGGCTGGGGAGTGACCGTCGACCGGGTGGAGATCAAGGATGTCTCGCTGCCGGAGACGATGAAGCGGTCGATGGCCCGCCAGGCGGAGGCGACCCGTGACCGGCGCGCCCGCGTGATCAACGCCGACGCCGAGCTGCAGGCGTCGAAGAAGCTGGCCGAGGCGGCCGCGGCGATGTCCGACCAGCCCGCGGCGCTGCAACTGCGACTGCTGCAGACCGTGGTGGCGGTGGCCGCCGAGAAGAATTCCACGCTCGTCCTGCCGTTCCCGGTCGAGCTGCTGCGCTTCCTGGAGCGCTCCGGGCTGCAGGCCCAGGCGCAGACCGCGGCGGCCGAAGCGGAGCGGGACGGCGCCGCCCAGCGGCCGGCCGCCCCGGAGGCGCCCCGGGAGCCGCGTACGGCCGTCGAGCACGGTGCGGAGAGCGGTCTGCCGCCGGAGCTGACGGACCTCCCGCCGGTGGAGGATCTTCCGTAG
- a CDS encoding I78 family peptidase inhibitor: MDVPNLPDNPQDDIEAYVGLARQDAEDQARERGWTTVRSLPPGAIITMEYLAGRLNFEVKDGEVHRTWQG, encoded by the coding sequence ATGGACGTACCGAACCTCCCTGACAACCCTCAGGACGACATCGAGGCGTATGTCGGCCTCGCCCGGCAGGACGCCGAGGACCAGGCGCGCGAGCGCGGCTGGACCACTGTCCGCTCGCTGCCGCCGGGCGCGATCATCACGATGGAGTACCTGGCCGGACGGCTCAACTTCGAGGTCAAGGACGGCGAGGTGCACCGCACCTGGCAGGGCTGA
- a CDS encoding glycosyltransferase family 39 protein: MNDLASAAVPGRTRYDGSAVRAALGRAAPALLAYAAIRLLGIVVLALWSAADGKNWHTLLSARWDALWYTRVAEQGYGFTTVLPDGEVHSNLAFFPLLPWLERGLSALSPLSPADAGLVVAWTASLAAAWALYATGERLHGRRAGVALAALWAAVPVGIVQSMAYSEALFTALAAWSLYAVLTGRWAAAGVLASLAGLTRPVGAAVVAAVWITAAVTLWRERAGGVRLRAALRRHPGMLPGVLLAPLGWCGFFLWVGARQGSFTGYLEVQGGWGNGFDGGLAFGTFIWDQLSGPVFAAGLGLAVGVGLVAWLYVHGVRRGQPLPLAVYCGTVLLLALTAKGYFGSKPRLMLPAYPLLLPLAAGLARWRPVWSWLVIGATAAGSAVYGAFWLNGSGPP; the protein is encoded by the coding sequence ATGAACGATCTTGCCTCCGCCGCCGTTCCCGGCCGGACCCGGTACGACGGATCCGCCGTACGGGCCGCGCTGGGCCGGGCCGCGCCCGCGCTGCTGGCGTATGCGGCGATCCGGCTGCTGGGCATCGTCGTCCTCGCCCTCTGGTCGGCGGCCGACGGCAAGAACTGGCACACCCTGCTGAGCGCCCGCTGGGACGCGCTCTGGTACACCCGGGTCGCCGAGCAGGGCTACGGCTTCACCACCGTGCTGCCCGACGGCGAGGTGCACTCCAACCTGGCCTTCTTCCCGCTGCTGCCCTGGCTGGAGCGCGGCCTGTCGGCGCTCTCACCACTGTCGCCCGCCGATGCCGGGCTGGTGGTCGCCTGGACGGCGTCGCTGGCCGCGGCCTGGGCGCTGTACGCGACCGGTGAGCGGCTGCACGGACGGCGGGCCGGGGTCGCGCTCGCGGCGCTGTGGGCCGCCGTGCCGGTCGGGATCGTGCAGTCGATGGCGTACTCGGAGGCGCTGTTCACCGCCCTCGCGGCCTGGAGTCTGTACGCCGTGCTGACCGGGCGCTGGGCGGCGGCCGGGGTGCTGGCCTCGCTGGCCGGGCTGACCCGGCCGGTGGGCGCGGCGGTGGTGGCGGCCGTATGGATCACCGCGGCGGTGACGCTGTGGCGGGAGCGGGCCGGCGGGGTGCGGCTGCGCGCGGCGCTGCGCCGGCACCCGGGGATGCTGCCCGGTGTGCTGCTCGCCCCGCTCGGCTGGTGCGGTTTCTTCCTGTGGGTGGGGGCGCGGCAGGGCTCGTTCACCGGCTATCTGGAGGTCCAGGGAGGCTGGGGCAACGGCTTCGACGGGGGGCTGGCGTTCGGCACCTTCATCTGGGACCAGCTGTCGGGACCGGTGTTCGCGGCCGGACTCGGACTGGCCGTCGGCGTCGGGCTGGTGGCCTGGCTCTACGTGCACGGGGTGCGCCGGGGCCAGCCGCTCCCGCTGGCGGTCTACTGCGGGACGGTGCTGCTGCTCGCGCTGACCGCCAAGGGCTACTTCGGGTCCAAGCCACGGCTGATGCTGCCGGCCTATCCGCTGCTGCTGCCCCTGGCGGCGGGGCTCGCGCGGTGGCGCCCGGTGTGGTCCTGGCTGGTGATCGGGGCGACGGCGGCGGGCTCCGCGGTCTACGGGGCGTTCTGGCTGAACGGCTCCGGCCCCCCGTGA
- a CDS encoding S1 family peptidase: MRNERTTPRSGVARRTRLIAVASGLVAVGAIAIPTASAQNPAPAQKFSAAQLTAAGQAVRAADVPGTAWRVDSATGTLVVTADRTVSRAGIARIERAAGSNAEAVRIDRIAGTFRKFISGGDAIYAPSWRCSLGFNVRSGSTYYFLTAGHCTDGNPPWYTNSSHTTSIGPTAGSSFPGNDYGLVKYTNSAVAHAGTVGSQDITSAGTPSVGQSVTRRGSTTGTHSGKVTALNATVNYGGGDIVSGLIQTTVCAEPGDSGGPLYSGTKALGLTSGGSGDCTSGGTTFFQPVTEALSAYGVSVY, encoded by the coding sequence GTGAGGAACGAGCGCACCACCCCCCGCAGTGGCGTAGCGAGACGCACCCGGCTGATCGCCGTGGCGTCCGGACTGGTGGCCGTCGGCGCCATCGCCATCCCGACCGCCAGCGCGCAGAACCCCGCCCCCGCACAGAAGTTCAGCGCCGCCCAGCTCACCGCCGCCGGTCAGGCGGTCCGTGCCGCGGATGTCCCGGGCACCGCATGGCGGGTCGACAGTGCGACCGGCACCCTGGTCGTCACCGCCGACCGCACGGTCTCCCGGGCCGGGATCGCCAGGATCGAGCGGGCCGCGGGCAGCAATGCCGAGGCGGTCCGCATCGACCGCATCGCGGGCACCTTCCGCAAGTTCATCTCCGGCGGCGACGCCATCTACGCACCCAGCTGGCGCTGCTCACTCGGCTTCAATGTCCGCAGCGGCAGCACCTATTACTTCCTGACCGCCGGTCACTGCACCGACGGCAACCCGCCCTGGTACACCAACTCCTCGCACACCACGAGCATCGGCCCGACCGCCGGCTCCAGCTTCCCCGGCAACGACTACGGCCTGGTGAAGTACACCAACTCCGCCGTGGCCCACGCCGGCACGGTCGGCAGCCAGGACATCACCAGCGCCGGTACCCCCAGCGTCGGCCAGTCGGTCACCCGCCGGGGTTCCACCACCGGCACCCACAGCGGCAAGGTCACCGCACTGAACGCCACCGTCAACTACGGCGGCGGCGACATCGTCTCCGGCCTCATCCAGACCACGGTCTGCGCCGAGCCCGGCGACAGCGGTGGTCCCCTCTACTCCGGGACCAAGGCGCTCGGCCTCACCTCCGGGGGCAGCGGTGACTGCACCTCCGGCGGCACCACGTTCTTCCAGCCGGTCACCGAGGCGCTGAGCGCGTACGGCGTGAGCGTCTACTGA
- a CDS encoding acyl-CoA dehydrogenase family protein, producing MSAQPPSKSAASSALPPFDPRDPLGLDDLLTDEDRAVRDTVRRWAADRVLPQIADWYERGELPGIRELARELGSLGALGMSLTGYGCAGAGAVQYGLACLELEAADSGIRSLVSVQGSLAMYAIWRFGSEEQKQQWLPRMAAGEIIGCFGLTEPDHGSDPAAMRTYAKRDGGDWVLSGRKMWITNGSVAGVAVVWAQTDDGIRGFVVPTDSPGFSAPEITHKWSLRASVTSELVMDEVRLPADAVLPEVTGLRGPLGCLSHARYGIVWGSMGAARASFEAALDYAKTREQFGKPIGGFQLTQAKLADMAVELHKGILLAHHLGQRMDAGRLRPEQISFGKLNNVREAIEICRTARTILGANGISLEYPVMRHATNLESVLTYEGTVEMHQLVLGKALTGLDAFR from the coding sequence ATGTCCGCACAGCCGCCCTCGAAGTCCGCAGCGTCCTCGGCACTTCCGCCGTTCGACCCCAGGGACCCCCTGGGCCTCGACGATCTGCTGACCGACGAGGACCGCGCCGTACGGGACACCGTCCGCCGGTGGGCCGCCGACCGTGTGCTGCCGCAGATCGCCGACTGGTACGAGCGCGGCGAACTCCCCGGCATCCGCGAACTCGCCCGTGAACTCGGCTCCCTCGGCGCCCTCGGGATGTCGCTGACCGGCTACGGCTGCGCGGGCGCCGGCGCCGTCCAGTACGGCCTGGCCTGTCTGGAGCTGGAGGCCGCCGACTCCGGTATCCGCTCGCTGGTCTCCGTCCAGGGCTCGCTTGCCATGTACGCGATCTGGCGCTTCGGCTCCGAGGAGCAGAAGCAGCAGTGGCTGCCGCGGATGGCGGCCGGCGAGATCATCGGCTGCTTCGGGCTGACCGAGCCGGACCACGGCTCGGACCCCGCCGCGATGCGGACGTACGCCAAGCGCGACGGCGGGGACTGGGTGCTGAGCGGGCGCAAGATGTGGATCACCAATGGCTCGGTCGCCGGTGTCGCGGTCGTCTGGGCCCAGACGGACGACGGCATCCGCGGCTTCGTGGTGCCCACCGACAGCCCCGGTTTCTCGGCCCCCGAGATCACCCATAAGTGGTCCCTGCGTGCGTCGGTGACCAGCGAACTCGTCATGGACGAGGTGCGGCTGCCGGCCGACGCGGTGCTCCCGGAGGTCACCGGACTGCGCGGCCCGCTGGGCTGTCTCAGCCACGCCCGCTACGGCATCGTCTGGGGCTCCATGGGCGCCGCGCGCGCCAGCTTCGAGGCGGCGCTGGACTACGCGAAGACCCGGGAGCAGTTCGGCAAGCCGATCGGCGGCTTCCAGCTCACCCAGGCCAAGCTCGCCGACATGGCGGTCGAACTGCACAAGGGGATCCTGCTGGCCCACCATCTGGGGCAGCGGATGGACGCGGGGCGGCTGCGCCCCGAGCAGATCAGCTTCGGCAAGCTGAACAACGTACGGGAGGCGATCGAGATCTGCCGCACGGCCCGGACGATCCTCGGTGCCAACGGGATCTCGCTGGAGTACCCCGTCATGCGGCATGCGACCAACCTGGAATCGGTGCTCACCTACGAGGGCACCGTCGAGATGCACCAGCTGGTGCTGGGCAAGGCGCTCACCGGTCTCGACGCCTTCCGGTGA
- a CDS encoding cell division protein SepF, producing the protein MGSVRKASAWLGLVDDSDDERYYDDDYAEGPDAGDSGDSPWVTDPRVRVADETAQDQGTRIATVSPESFRDARGIGELFRDGVPVIVNLTAMESDDAKRVVDFAAGLTFGLRGSIERVATRVFLLTPADYMVVSGEARAHRNGGFFNQS; encoded by the coding sequence ATGGGATCGGTGCGCAAGGCGAGTGCCTGGCTTGGCCTCGTCGACGACAGTGATGACGAGCGCTACTACGACGACGACTACGCCGAGGGACCCGATGCCGGTGACTCGGGCGACAGCCCCTGGGTCACCGACCCCCGGGTCCGAGTGGCCGACGAGACCGCCCAGGACCAGGGCACCCGTATCGCCACGGTCTCCCCGGAGAGCTTCCGGGACGCCCGCGGCATCGGCGAACTGTTCCGGGACGGCGTCCCTGTGATCGTCAATCTGACGGCCATGGAGTCCGACGACGCCAAGCGGGTGGTGGACTTCGCGGCCGGCCTGACCTTCGGTCTGCGCGGTTCGATCGAGCGGGTCGCCACCCGGGTGTTCCTGCTGACCCCGGCCGACTACATGGTGGTCAGCGGCGAGGCCCGCGCCCACCGCAACGGCGGCTTCTTCAACCAGAGTTGA
- a CDS encoding MFS transporter has translation MSGTTASGSGRTAGVPRLSGGGANRWTVLIVLCVSLLFVALDTTILYVAVPSVTEDLRPGPVELLWIVDVYPLIAASLLILFGTLGDRVGRRRILLLGYGLFGLASAAAALAPNPQILMVARALLGIGGAMIMPATLSILRQVFPDRRERAVAIGVWSAVAAVGAAVGPVLGGFLVENFWWGSVFLINIPMMAAMLLIGRWLLPESRGERNGPWDVIGAIVAALGVLGIVLGVKRIGSGTAVVGPTTLLPIVLGVLLLVLFVRRQRRRKDPLIDVRLFARPAFGTSVGCIVLAMLALVGLQLIAVQYLQLVLGLSPLQTGLRMLPLVFAAMAAGLTGSKMLQALGPRAMVSLGFVLTAVAVLCLTAMSSQDRPWLLSLGFVLLGFGFQSTLFGAYESMLSEAPAEQSGGAAAIGETSYQLGAGIGVALLGSVMNAAYAPGLNHVDGVPARASAAAAHSLGEAYKVAAGLGDASRAALREAARDSFVRGLHVTLIASAVLLLVGAGIALRLPRRAADSTERAEADGEPAPGEGTGAAGRGSSEPAPASSGR, from the coding sequence ATGTCCGGGACGACCGCGTCCGGCAGTGGACGGACGGCTGGTGTTCCCCGGCTTTCAGGTGGCGGTGCGAACCGCTGGACCGTGCTGATCGTGCTCTGCGTCAGCCTGCTTTTCGTCGCGCTGGACACCACGATCCTGTATGTCGCCGTGCCCTCGGTCACCGAGGACCTGCGGCCGGGACCGGTCGAGCTTCTCTGGATCGTCGATGTCTATCCGCTGATCGCGGCCTCGCTGCTGATCCTCTTCGGCACTCTCGGCGACCGCGTCGGCCGCCGCCGCATCCTCCTCCTCGGCTACGGCCTCTTCGGTCTGGCCTCGGCCGCCGCCGCGCTCGCGCCCAATCCGCAGATCCTGATGGTGGCCCGCGCCCTGCTCGGCATCGGCGGCGCCATGATCATGCCGGCCACGCTGTCGATCCTGCGGCAGGTCTTCCCCGACCGCCGGGAGCGCGCGGTCGCCATCGGCGTGTGGAGCGCGGTGGCCGCGGTCGGTGCCGCGGTCGGCCCGGTCCTCGGCGGCTTCCTCGTCGAGAACTTCTGGTGGGGCTCGGTCTTCCTCATCAACATCCCGATGATGGCCGCGATGCTGCTGATAGGGCGGTGGCTGCTGCCGGAGTCGCGCGGTGAGCGCAACGGCCCCTGGGACGTGATCGGCGCGATCGTCGCGGCGCTCGGTGTGCTGGGCATCGTCCTCGGTGTGAAGCGGATCGGCAGCGGTACGGCCGTGGTCGGCCCGACCACGCTGCTGCCCATCGTCCTGGGCGTGCTGCTGCTGGTCCTCTTCGTCCGACGCCAGCGCCGCCGCAAGGACCCGCTGATCGATGTGCGGCTCTTCGCCAGGCCCGCGTTCGGCACCTCCGTCGGCTGCATCGTGCTGGCCATGCTCGCCCTGGTGGGGCTTCAGCTGATCGCCGTTCAGTACCTCCAGCTGGTCCTCGGGCTGAGCCCGCTGCAGACCGGGCTGCGGATGCTGCCGCTGGTCTTCGCCGCGATGGCCGCCGGCCTCACCGGCTCGAAGATGCTGCAGGCCCTGGGTCCGCGCGCGATGGTCTCCCTCGGCTTCGTGCTGACCGCCGTCGCGGTGCTCTGTCTGACCGCGATGAGCAGTCAGGACCGCCCCTGGCTGCTGTCGCTGGGCTTTGTGCTGCTCGGATTCGGTTTCCAGTCCACGCTGTTCGGGGCCTACGAGTCGATGCTCAGCGAGGCCCCCGCTGAACAGTCCGGCGGCGCCGCCGCGATCGGGGAGACCTCCTACCAGCTCGGCGCCGGTATCGGCGTCGCCCTGCTCGGCAGCGTCATGAACGCCGCCTACGCCCCGGGTCTGAACCACGTCGACGGCGTCCCCGCGCGGGCCTCCGCCGCGGCGGCACACTCCCTCGGCGAGGCGTACAAGGTCGCCGCCGGTCTGGGCGACGCCTCCCGCGCCGCCCTGCGGGAGGCCGCCCGTGACTCCTTCGTCCGCGGACTGCACGTCACCCTCATCGCCAGCGCCGTGCTGCTGCTGGTCGGCGCGGGGATCGCACTGCGGCTGCCGCGCCGCGCGGCGGATTCCACGGAGCGGGCCGAGGCGGACGGGGAGCCTGCGCCCGGTGAGGGCACCGGCGCGGCCGGCCGCGGCAGCAGCGAGCCCGCCCCGGCGAGCTCCGGCCGCTGA
- a CDS encoding phosphatase PAP2 family protein, with translation MRTDDKLDQMEERPTDRVRPPDMTRTRLWLFWGTLAVYFAIVVGVLATSWLVTFDWQVMFFRPYKQWPEIHAFLDYFVVLGQRGPTAVAVAAWLGWRCWRQRNLHPLLVLGASLLLLNITVGAAKLGMGRLGPHYATVVGANEMWLGGDIFPSGHTANAVVTWGVLAYLATTSLRRRSLSVIAALGALGVGMTTVYLGTHWVSDVLLGWAAGLLVLLAMPWLEPAITWFEDRLMGILLRLWLRLRPDSLRGPLPAGALAPGVSRQRIASDGEVLVRETISAGTGGRGTAGHTPDGWPHHPSRPYSIRSERTPANPAGSRRPPHADRVPRTTPLSPTSGRGRNGSG, from the coding sequence GTGCGTACCGATGACAAGCTCGACCAGATGGAGGAGCGCCCCACCGATCGCGTCCGACCGCCGGACATGACCCGGACCCGCCTGTGGCTGTTCTGGGGGACGCTGGCGGTGTATTTCGCGATCGTGGTCGGGGTGCTGGCCACTTCATGGCTGGTCACGTTCGACTGGCAAGTCATGTTCTTCAGGCCGTACAAGCAGTGGCCTGAGATCCATGCGTTCCTCGACTACTTCGTGGTGCTGGGCCAGCGCGGGCCGACCGCGGTGGCGGTGGCGGCCTGGCTGGGCTGGCGCTGCTGGCGTCAGCGCAACCTCCACCCACTGCTGGTGCTCGGCGCCTCACTGCTGCTGCTGAACATCACCGTGGGCGCCGCCAAGCTCGGCATGGGCCGGCTCGGCCCGCACTACGCGACCGTGGTCGGCGCCAACGAGATGTGGCTCGGGGGCGACATATTCCCCTCGGGTCACACCGCGAACGCGGTGGTCACCTGGGGTGTGCTGGCCTACCTGGCGACCACCTCGCTGCGCCGCCGCAGCCTGTCGGTGATCGCCGCGCTGGGCGCGCTGGGCGTCGGCATGACCACTGTGTACCTCGGTACGCACTGGGTCAGCGATGTGCTGCTGGGCTGGGCCGCGGGGCTGCTGGTGCTGCTGGCGATGCCCTGGCTGGAGCCCGCGATCACCTGGTTCGAGGACCGTCTCATGGGCATCCTGCTGCGGCTGTGGCTGCGACTGCGCCCCGACTCGCTGCGCGGCCCGCTGCCGGCCGGTGCGCTGGCTCCTGGGGTGTCCCGGCAGCGCATCGCCTCCGACGGCGAGGTGCTCGTACGCGAGACGATCTCGGCCGGAACGGGCGGCCGCGGCACCGCCGGGCACACCCCGGACGGCTGGCCGCACCACCCCTCGCGCCCGTATTCCATCCGCTCGGAGCGCACTCCGGCCAACCCGGCGGGCAGTCGGCGGCCGCCGCACGCGGACCGCGTCCCGCGCACCACGCCGCTGAGCCCGACGTCCGGGCGCGGCCGCAACGGGAGCGGCTGA